GGTCGGCGCGACCCACCACCGGGTCCTGGCGGTCACCCCGTTGGTCGGGGCGGTGTTCATGGTCTGGGTCGACCTGCTCTCCCGGACCGTGGTCGCGCCCCGGGAACTTCCGCTGGGGGTGATCACCGCGCTGGTCGGGGTGCCCGTCTTCCTCGTCCTGATGCGCCGTCGTGGCTACCTGTTCGGCGGGCGGTGAGCCGTGGACCTGCACCTGGACGCCGTCAGCGTCGTCCTCGACGGCCACCTGCTGGTCCGCGACCTGTCGTTGCACCTGCGGCGGGGGGAGACCGTGGGCCTTGTCGGGCCGAACGGGTCCGGCAAGTCCACCGCGTTGCGCTGCGTCTACCGGGCGCTGCGCCCCACCCGGGGCGTGGTCCGCGTGGGCGGGGTGGACCTGCGCTCCCTCCCGCTGCGGCACCGCGCCCGCTCGGTCGCCGCGCTCACCCAGGACGGCGGCGCCGACCTGGACTTCACCGTCGCCGAGGTGGTGGCCCTCGGCCGGACCCCGTACCTGCGCGGCAACGCGCCGCTCAGCCGGCGGGAACGCGACCTGTGCCGCGACGCGATGGTCCGGCTCGGCGTCGACCACCTGGCCGACCGGGGCCTGCTGAGCCTCTCCGGAGGCGAGCGGCAGCGCGTTCTGGTGGCCCGCGCGCTCGTCCAGGAACCCGAGATCCTCGTGCTCGACGAGCCGACCAACCACCTCGACCTGCGCCACCAGATCGA
The nucleotide sequence above comes from Micromonospora pallida. Encoded proteins:
- a CDS encoding ABC transporter ATP-binding protein, whose protein sequence is MDLHLDAVSVVLDGHLLVRDLSLHLRRGETVGLVGPNGSGKSTALRCVYRALRPTRGVVRVGGVDLRSLPLRHRARSVAALTQDGGADLDFTVAEVVALGRTPYLRGNAPLSRRERDLCRDAMVRLGVDHLADRGLLSLSGGERQRVLVARALVQEPEILVLDEPTNHLDLRHQIELLALLRETDLTVLVVLHDLNLAAATCDRLGVLADGVLVAVGTPAEVLTPELVRQVFGVSATVVTHPLTGDPQLLYALTAPDGWNPPVRPRTELETRP